One Vibrio sp. 16 genomic window carries:
- a CDS encoding PaaI family thioesterase, with the protein MITSIAKANMYLNWFGFFKVPFIWLCRPKILRLDDQSVEIKIPLKRRTKNHLNSMYFGVLAVGADVAGGFMAMSKAQERGERVSLAFKEVEGKFLKRPEADVHFVCHDGELIDDMLDETFKTGERVNQAVKITAICPSLHGDEPMAEFLLTLSLKKKGG; encoded by the coding sequence ATGATCACTTCAATCGCAAAAGCCAATATGTACCTCAATTGGTTTGGATTTTTCAAAGTACCGTTTATATGGTTGTGCAGACCGAAGATCCTAAGGTTGGATGATCAAAGCGTTGAAATCAAAATCCCCCTGAAACGACGAACAAAAAATCACCTAAACAGCATGTATTTCGGTGTACTCGCGGTGGGTGCTGATGTGGCGGGCGGTTTCATGGCGATGAGTAAAGCGCAGGAGCGAGGGGAGCGTGTTTCTCTGGCGTTTAAGGAAGTAGAAGGGAAGTTTCTCAAAAGACCGGAAGCTGACGTTCATTTTGTGTGTCACGATGGCGAATTAATTGACGACATGCTTGATGAAACCTTCAAGACTGGCGAGCGCGTAAACCAGGCGGTCAAGATAACCGCCATATGCCCATCTCTGCACGGAGATGAACCCATGGCGGAATTTCTTCTTACTCTTTCACTGAAGAAAAAGGGTGGATAG
- the rsmF gene encoding 16S rRNA (cytosine(1407)-C(5))-methyltransferase RsmF has translation MHSNVYLPQEFLDEMAAIIPTSSTLEEFVAACQRPLRKSIRVNTLKTTVADFLTRANEKGWQLYPVPWCDEGFWIEADESVVPLGNTAEHMSGLFYIQEASSMMPVSALFKSDTDVYDTVLDMAAAPGSKTTQIAAKMANEGVLVANEYSSSRVKVLHANIERCGVRNAALSNYDGRVFGGWLPEQFEAVLIDAPCSGEGTVRKDADAMKNWSKASVIDISNTQKDLIESAFHALKVGGHLVYSTCTLSVEENQQVCHHLKETFGEAVEFDSLEDLFPNADKSLTPEGFLHIFPQTYDCEGFFVARLRKVSSVEAPNVKKRLGKFPFEKASAKIQQDIEKQLAQTLDVQLPSNSSVWLRDNDVWLFPNALEAMLGEFKFSRMGIKIAEAHKKGYRWQHQVATSLATGNERQCVVLSVEEAREWYMGRDVRPEGQSGKGEVFVKLGNDVIGLGKWVGNRVKNGLPRELVRDKNLF, from the coding sequence TTGCACTCTAACGTTTATCTGCCACAAGAATTCCTTGATGAAATGGCGGCCATCATTCCAACATCATCGACTTTGGAAGAGTTTGTTGCCGCTTGCCAACGCCCCCTTCGCAAGAGCATTCGCGTCAACACATTAAAAACAACGGTTGCCGACTTTCTCACTCGCGCGAACGAAAAAGGCTGGCAACTGTACCCTGTGCCATGGTGTGACGAAGGGTTCTGGATTGAAGCAGATGAGAGTGTAGTTCCACTGGGCAATACTGCTGAACACATGTCCGGGCTTTTTTACATACAAGAAGCGAGCTCAATGATGCCTGTTTCTGCGCTGTTTAAATCAGACACTGATGTGTATGACACGGTTCTCGACATGGCTGCCGCTCCTGGTTCTAAAACAACGCAAATAGCCGCAAAAATGGCCAATGAGGGTGTATTAGTAGCCAACGAATATTCGTCTAGCCGCGTAAAAGTGCTTCATGCCAACATTGAACGTTGTGGAGTACGAAATGCCGCATTAAGCAACTATGATGGCAGAGTGTTCGGGGGGTGGTTGCCAGAACAATTTGAAGCGGTGTTGATCGATGCCCCTTGCTCCGGTGAAGGCACCGTTCGTAAAGACGCAGATGCGATGAAAAACTGGAGTAAAGCCTCGGTTATTGACATCTCTAACACTCAGAAAGATCTTATCGAAAGCGCATTTCACGCCCTCAAAGTCGGTGGCCATCTTGTCTACTCAACCTGTACCTTGAGCGTTGAAGAAAACCAGCAAGTGTGTCATCACTTAAAGGAGACTTTTGGTGAAGCGGTAGAATTCGACAGCCTTGAAGATCTATTTCCAAATGCAGACAAATCACTAACGCCTGAAGGCTTTTTGCATATATTCCCCCAAACCTATGATTGTGAGGGATTTTTTGTCGCACGGCTGCGTAAAGTAAGCTCGGTCGAAGCGCCAAACGTTAAAAAACGTCTCGGCAAATTTCCTTTTGAAAAAGCATCAGCCAAGATCCAGCAAGATATTGAGAAGCAACTGGCCCAAACGCTTGATGTTCAGTTACCTAGTAACAGTTCTGTCTGGCTACGTGATAACGATGTATGGCTTTTTCCTAACGCGCTTGAAGCCATGCTCGGTGAGTTTAAGTTCTCACGTATGGGAATCAAGATTGCTGAAGCCCACAAGAAAGGCTATCGCTGGCAACATCAGGTCGCGACATCACTGGCAACAGGAAACGAGCGCCAATGTGTAGTACTTAGTGTTGAAGAGGCTCGTGAATGGTATATGGGACGCGATGTAAGACCAGAAGGTCAATCGGGCAAAGGGGAAGTATTCGTCAAGCTAGGTAACGATGTGATTGGACTGGGGAAATGGGTTGGAAACAGAGTTAAAAATGGCCTGCCGCGCGAATTGGTTAGAGACAAAAACTTATTTTAG
- a CDS encoding YajQ family cyclic di-GMP-binding protein: protein MPSFDIVSEIDTVELRNAVDNASRELSTRFDFRGVSASFELQKDESVRMNAEGDFQLKQMRDILRGNLAKRGVDANAMDAKPEEATGKNWHQIIVFKQGIETVMAKKIVKLIKDKKMKVQASIQGEKVRVTGKKRDDLQAVIAVIREAELGQPFQYENFRD from the coding sequence ATGCCATCTTTTGATATTGTATCTGAAATCGATACTGTAGAACTGCGTAACGCTGTTGATAACGCATCTCGAGAGCTATCAACTCGATTCGATTTTCGTGGTGTCTCAGCCTCTTTTGAGCTTCAAAAAGACGAGTCAGTGCGAATGAATGCGGAAGGCGACTTCCAACTTAAACAGATGCGCGACATCCTACGCGGTAATCTGGCAAAACGTGGTGTCGATGCAAACGCAATGGACGCAAAGCCAGAGGAAGCAACGGGTAAAAACTGGCATCAAATCATTGTCTTTAAGCAAGGTATTGAAACCGTGATGGCGAAGAAGATCGTCAAACTGATTAAAGATAAGAAGATGAAAGTCCAAGCCTCTATTCAGGGTGAAAAAGTCCGAGTGACCGGTAAAAAACGTGACGACCTTCAAGCGGTTATCGCTGTTATTCGTGAGGCAGAACTGGGGCAACCTTTCCAGTATGAAAACTTCCGAGACTAA
- a CDS encoding amino acid ABC transporter permease has product MKPTNTVASKADNGPSSGASLIYNPTFRSVVFQIIAILALFFFFYTIVNNALSNLEARGIATGFGFLDQEAGFGIGLTLIEYDETYSYGRTFLIGLLNTALVSFLGIILATVVGFVMGVARLSNNWLVSRLAAVYIEIFRNVPLLLQIFFWYFAVLQALPSARQSLSLGEAIFLNVRGLYFPAPIFEAGSGVVIASLVIGVLASIFVGIWARNKQRITGQQTPMGRIVFGLVVVLPTIVYFVMGSPISAEYPELKGFNFRGGISIIPELAALLLALSIYTASFIAEIVRSGINAVSHGQTEAAMSLGLPKSRTLKLVIIPQALRIIIPPLTSQYLNLTKNSSLAMAIGYPDLVSVFAGTTLNQTGQAIEIIAMTMAVYLTLSLLTSALMNIYNRKVALVER; this is encoded by the coding sequence ATGAAACCTACTAATACTGTTGCATCTAAAGCGGATAACGGACCGTCTTCAGGTGCTAGCCTTATTTACAATCCCACCTTTCGTTCAGTCGTGTTCCAGATTATCGCGATACTCGCACTGTTCTTTTTCTTTTATACAATTGTCAATAATGCACTGTCTAACTTAGAAGCTCGCGGCATCGCCACGGGTTTTGGTTTCCTTGATCAAGAAGCTGGCTTTGGGATTGGCCTAACATTGATTGAATACGACGAAACCTATTCTTACGGACGCACATTTCTCATCGGCCTACTTAACACCGCTCTAGTATCATTTCTGGGTATTATCCTAGCGACTGTCGTGGGTTTTGTTATGGGTGTTGCTCGGCTTTCAAACAACTGGCTTGTCAGCCGACTAGCCGCTGTTTATATCGAGATTTTCCGTAACGTACCGCTGCTGCTACAAATTTTCTTTTGGTATTTCGCAGTACTACAGGCATTGCCATCGGCACGCCAAAGTTTAAGTCTTGGAGAAGCCATTTTCCTCAATGTTCGCGGTCTTTACTTTCCAGCCCCCATTTTTGAAGCGGGATCAGGAGTGGTGATTGCAAGTTTGGTTATTGGGGTTCTGGCATCGATATTTGTCGGTATCTGGGCGAGAAACAAACAACGTATAACGGGTCAACAAACCCCGATGGGGCGCATTGTTTTTGGCCTTGTTGTGGTTTTACCAACGATTGTCTACTTTGTGATGGGCTCACCGATCTCGGCAGAATACCCGGAACTCAAGGGTTTCAACTTCCGTGGTGGCATTAGCATCATTCCTGAACTCGCCGCGTTATTGCTTGCCCTGAGTATTTACACGGCGTCTTTCATTGCGGAAATCGTCCGTTCGGGTATCAACGCGGTTAGCCATGGTCAAACGGAAGCAGCCATGTCTCTTGGTCTACCAAAGTCCAGAACGCTTAAGTTGGTGATTATCCCTCAAGCATTAAGGATTATCATTCCGCCCCTGACAAGCCAATATTTAAACCTAACGAAGAACTCTTCGCTCGCGATGGCGATTGGTTACCCTGACCTAGTCTCGGTTTTCGCCGGGACAACGTTGAACCAAACGGGTCAGGCGATTGAAATTATCGCGATGACAATGGCGGTTTACCTCACGTTGAGTCTGTTGACATCAGCGCTAATGAACATCTACAACCGTAAAGTTGCCTTGGTGGAGAGATAA
- a CDS encoding precorrin-2 dehydrogenase/sirohydrochlorin ferrochelatase family protein gives MQYFPLFLDLKGKPVLVVGGGEVASRKVDSLVRAGAIVTIVSPQIDPFLQKLVEDGECIWVQNFYSQDLMDEKYIQVWATTDNPELNHQVHHHAKSLGILVNVVDDQPYCDFITPSMINRGRIQLAISSGGASPVLVRNIREKLEAALPQNLSLLADFGASKRSDIKKVMPSVDLRRKFWERFFALPQVDSATTSGELESAYQRLLADEVDDVGSVTWIDFGEDVELLPMKALRYMQEAELVLYPQDCPYTFVDLVRRDAERETYRSHTELAERLVAAREESLRIVVFVSPNSNQHNLLKQRDLHLALATTR, from the coding sequence ATGCAGTATTTTCCTCTGTTTCTCGATTTAAAAGGTAAGCCAGTACTTGTTGTGGGTGGTGGAGAAGTGGCAAGCCGAAAAGTCGATAGTCTGGTTCGCGCTGGCGCTATCGTTACGATTGTCTCTCCTCAGATCGACCCCTTCTTGCAAAAACTCGTAGAAGATGGGGAGTGTATTTGGGTACAGAATTTCTATTCCCAAGATTTGATGGATGAAAAATACATTCAAGTTTGGGCAACAACAGATAACCCTGAGTTAAACCATCAAGTCCATCACCATGCGAAGTCACTGGGAATCTTGGTTAATGTGGTTGACGATCAACCTTACTGCGATTTTATCACTCCTTCTATGATCAATCGGGGGCGTATCCAGTTAGCCATTTCAAGTGGTGGGGCCTCTCCCGTTTTGGTCCGTAACATCCGAGAAAAGCTCGAAGCTGCGCTGCCGCAGAACTTGTCTTTGCTTGCAGACTTTGGCGCCTCCAAACGAAGTGACATCAAAAAGGTGATGCCGAGTGTCGATTTAAGGCGCAAGTTTTGGGAGCGTTTTTTCGCGCTTCCGCAAGTGGATTCAGCAACCACAAGCGGTGAGTTAGAGAGTGCTTATCAGCGCTTGCTGGCGGATGAAGTTGATGATGTAGGGAGCGTTACTTGGATAGACTTTGGCGAGGATGTCGAGTTGCTGCCAATGAAGGCGTTACGCTATATGCAAGAAGCAGAGTTGGTTCTCTATCCTCAAGACTGTCCGTACACATTTGTTGACTTAGTGCGGCGAGATGCGGAGCGCGAAACATACCGCAGCCATACGGAACTTGCTGAACGTTTGGTGGCGGCGAGAGAAGAGAGCTTGCGAATCGTGGTGTTTGTTTCTCCAAATAGTAACCAACACAATCTATTAAAGCAGCGTGATTTACATTTAGCTTTAGCGACAACGAGATAA
- a CDS encoding S1 RNA-binding domain-containing protein produces the protein MIKVGQINHLEVVKKADFGVFLDAGDYGTTLLPNRYVPEGVKVGDFVDAFLYFDSDSQLVATTETPIAQVGEWGLMTIEGVNSTGAFASWGIKEKDLLIPFSEQRTRFSAGQNVLVYVYTDKASGRIVGTTKFNKLLDKTPANYKRNQQVDLIIAERSDLGYKAIVEGQHWGMIFKSDVFGKLFIGKKLKGYIKSVREDGKIDLSLQKVGVAKMDDLSEKIIELLEKKGGFLPLNDKSSPEAIFSAFRTSKGTFKKSIGGLYKQGKIVIEKEGIRLA, from the coding sequence ATGATTAAAGTTGGTCAGATTAACCACTTAGAAGTAGTAAAAAAGGCAGATTTTGGGGTATTTCTTGATGCCGGAGATTACGGTACGACATTACTTCCAAATCGCTATGTCCCTGAAGGGGTTAAGGTTGGCGATTTCGTTGATGCTTTTTTGTACTTTGATTCTGACAGCCAGTTAGTCGCAACAACTGAAACACCTATTGCTCAAGTTGGTGAGTGGGGATTGATGACCATTGAAGGTGTCAATAGTACAGGTGCATTCGCGAGTTGGGGCATTAAAGAGAAAGATCTGCTGATCCCATTTAGCGAGCAACGTACGCGTTTCAGTGCGGGTCAAAACGTCCTTGTTTATGTCTACACCGACAAAGCGTCTGGACGTATCGTTGGAACCACGAAGTTCAACAAACTGCTCGATAAAACGCCCGCCAACTATAAGCGAAATCAACAGGTTGATCTTATTATCGCTGAGCGTAGTGACTTGGGCTACAAAGCGATTGTGGAAGGCCAACACTGGGGAATGATTTTTAAATCTGACGTATTTGGTAAGCTGTTTATCGGTAAAAAGTTGAAAGGTTACATTAAGTCAGTTCGTGAAGATGGCAAGATCGATCTTTCTCTGCAAAAGGTTGGTGTCGCTAAGATGGACGATTTGAGCGAGAAGATTATTGAGTTGCTCGAGAAGAAAGGCGGATTTTTGCCACTGAATGATAAATCTTCACCTGAAGCGATCTTCTCGGCTTTCCGTACTAGCAAAGGGACGTTTAAAAAGTCGATCGGTGGTTTGTACAAACAAGGTAAAATCGTTATCGAGAAAGAAGGCATTCGACTCGCTTAA
- a CDS encoding amino acid ABC transporter ATP-binding protein, with amino-acid sequence MTQQQDYMIQIKDMNKWYGEFHVLKNINLDVKKGEKIVICGPSGSGKSTMIRCINRLEEHQKGQIIVSGNELTEDLKNIEAVRREVGMCFQHFNLFPHLTVLENCTLAPIWVKKMPKEEAEKVAMKYLERVKIPDQADKFPGQLSGGQQQRVAIARSLCMSPQVMLFDEPTSALDPEMVREVLDVMVELAEEGMTMLCVTHEMGFAKEVADRVIFMDAGEIIEENNPVEFFENPQSERTQNFLSQILSH; translated from the coding sequence ATGACGCAGCAACAAGATTACATGATCCAAATTAAGGATATGAACAAATGGTACGGTGAGTTTCACGTACTAAAGAACATCAACCTGGATGTAAAAAAGGGTGAGAAAATCGTAATTTGTGGCCCATCGGGTTCTGGTAAGTCAACCATGATCCGTTGTATTAACCGCCTCGAAGAACACCAAAAGGGTCAGATCATTGTCTCTGGCAATGAGCTAACGGAAGATCTAAAAAACATCGAAGCCGTTCGTCGAGAAGTCGGAATGTGTTTCCAACACTTTAACCTCTTCCCTCACCTAACTGTGCTAGAAAACTGCACATTGGCGCCAATTTGGGTGAAGAAAATGCCCAAAGAGGAAGCAGAAAAAGTGGCGATGAAGTACTTGGAACGAGTGAAGATCCCGGACCAAGCGGATAAGTTCCCTGGTCAATTATCAGGCGGTCAGCAGCAACGTGTGGCTATTGCACGCTCTCTTTGTATGAGTCCTCAAGTGATGCTGTTTGATGAACCAACGTCAGCCCTTGACCCAGAAATGGTTCGTGAAGTGCTGGATGTAATGGTAGAACTTGCAGAAGAAGGAATGACCATGCTTTGTGTAACCCATGAAATGGGATTTGCCAAAGAGGTCGCGGACCGAGTCATCTTTATGGATGCTGGTGAAATCATTGAAGAAAACAACCCAGTTGAATTCTTTGAAAATCCTCAATCTGAGAGAACTCAAAACTTCTTGTCGCAGATTTTGAGCCATTAA
- a CDS encoding putative PEP-binding protein: MSVETFIGLHPALTLGSALPSADDSGEGTHLYVSFSELILGNVFYHPEFKENTENLSEVEKSSIEAILAGQSLQQHFVDTLVTSVKAAIKPEHESIRVSLSSADSYAFSSLLGGSAEIEEVNPALGLRGVSRYASDQFSSTFALECQAIKQLREEGIQVDIVVPFVRALSDAAKVIDLLAEQGLPRGLNGLKVIYTVDVPSAALLCERLLPYFDGVVINLENLAQFTLGVDRSSEALEYLFDPQSEAVVQLLDIVVKSATTSNKPVLLTSSNLTQYPKIQEYILERGSIDCVVTL, encoded by the coding sequence ATGAGTGTAGAGACTTTTATCGGTTTACATCCCGCACTAACTTTGGGTAGTGCACTTCCAAGCGCAGATGACAGTGGCGAAGGAACCCATTTGTATGTGTCATTTTCAGAACTCATTCTAGGGAATGTCTTTTATCACCCTGAATTTAAAGAAAATACAGAGAACCTCTCCGAAGTTGAAAAGAGTTCGATAGAGGCAATCTTAGCGGGCCAGTCACTGCAGCAACACTTCGTAGACACTTTGGTGACCAGTGTCAAAGCGGCGATCAAACCTGAACATGAGTCCATTAGAGTGAGCCTGAGCAGTGCTGATAGTTATGCGTTCAGTTCACTACTTGGAGGCAGCGCTGAAATCGAAGAGGTAAACCCTGCGCTAGGTTTGCGAGGCGTCTCTCGTTATGCATCTGACCAGTTCAGTTCAACGTTTGCGTTAGAGTGCCAAGCGATCAAACAGTTGAGGGAAGAGGGCATTCAAGTCGATATCGTTGTTCCCTTTGTTCGCGCTCTGTCTGACGCAGCAAAGGTTATTGATCTCCTTGCTGAGCAGGGATTACCTCGAGGGCTAAATGGGCTTAAAGTTATCTACACCGTGGACGTGCCTTCTGCTGCGCTCCTTTGCGAGCGACTTCTTCCTTATTTCGACGGTGTGGTGATCAATCTAGAGAACTTGGCCCAGTTTACCTTAGGCGTTGATAGGAGCAGTGAGGCGTTAGAGTATCTATTTGACCCACAAAGCGAAGCCGTGGTGCAACTTCTCGATATTGTGGTTAAATCGGCAACAACGAGCAATAAGCCGGTCTTACTCACTTCGTCTAACCTTACGCAATATCCCAAAATACAAGAGTATATTTTGGAGCGAGGCTCGATTGATTGTGTAGTGACACTGTAA
- a CDS encoding amino acid ABC transporter substrate-binding protein, translated as MANKLTLLASVVAASTAFMATSASAADSTLDKVTKQGFITCGVSTGLPGFSNPNSKGEWEGIDVEYCQALAAAVLGDKSKVKYVPLTAKERFTALQSGEIDVLSRNTTWTLHRDTALGLNFVGVNYYDGQGFMVKKDLGLKSAKELDGASVCVQSGTTTELNLADYFRNSGMSYKPVVFDTAAQTSKGFDAGRCDVLTTDQSGLYALRLNLQDPASAQVLPEIISKEPLGPVVRQGDDQWFNIAKWTLNAMINAEEYGISSKNADEMLKSKDPNVKRILGVDGPKGKGLGIRDDWGYQVIKQVGNYGESFERTVGTGSPLQISRGVNALWNAGGFMYAPPIR; from the coding sequence ATGGCAAATAAACTAACACTTCTTGCTTCAGTTGTAGCGGCATCTACTGCTTTCATGGCTACAAGCGCATCGGCAGCTGATAGCACGCTTGATAAAGTAACGAAACAAGGTTTTATTACTTGTGGTGTAAGTACTGGTCTGCCAGGTTTCTCTAACCCGAACTCGAAGGGTGAATGGGAAGGCATTGACGTTGAGTATTGTCAGGCACTTGCCGCAGCAGTACTTGGCGACAAATCAAAAGTGAAATACGTACCACTCACCGCAAAAGAGCGTTTTACGGCGCTTCAATCAGGCGAAATTGATGTTCTATCGCGTAACACAACGTGGACACTTCACCGCGACACCGCGCTTGGCTTGAACTTTGTAGGCGTTAACTACTACGACGGCCAGGGTTTCATGGTCAAAAAAGATCTTGGCCTTAAGAGTGCGAAGGAGCTAGACGGTGCTTCAGTGTGTGTTCAATCTGGTACAACGACAGAGCTTAACCTAGCTGACTACTTCCGCAACAGCGGCATGTCTTACAAACCTGTGGTATTTGACACCGCGGCTCAAACATCGAAAGGTTTCGATGCTGGTCGTTGTGACGTGCTAACCACAGACCAATCAGGTCTATACGCGCTTCGTCTAAATCTTCAAGATCCAGCGTCTGCACAGGTACTTCCTGAAATCATTTCTAAAGAGCCGCTTGGCCCAGTAGTTCGTCAAGGCGACGACCAATGGTTCAATATTGCTAAGTGGACGCTAAATGCAATGATCAACGCGGAAGAGTACGGAATTTCGTCGAAAAATGCCGACGAAATGCTGAAGTCTAAAGATCCAAACGTGAAGCGCATCCTTGGTGTGGATGGTCCTAAAGGTAAAGGTCTTGGAATCCGTGACGATTGGGGCTACCAAGTTATCAAGCAAGTCGGTAACTACGGCGAAAGCTTCGAGCGCACGGTTGGTACAGGCTCTCCTCTTCAAATCTCTCGTGGTGTAAACGCACTATGGAATGCGGGTGGCTTTATGTACGCTCCGCCAATCCGTTAA
- a CDS encoding 3-deoxy-7-phosphoheptulonate synthase encodes MPLKTDELRTQPLGPMPTPAELGSAHPITDDVAERIANSRRQIEQILTGQDERLLVIVGPCSVHDTDAALDYAQRLAQTQEQYKDELFIVMRTYFEKPRTVVGWKGLITDPNLDGSYALEAGLNKARKLLLDINKLGLATATEFLDMITGQYIADLITWGAIGARTTESQIHREMASALSCPVGFKNGTNGNIKIAIDAIRASQASHYFYSPDKNGRMTVYRTSGNPFGHVILRGGDKGPNYNVESVNAACEQLAEFGLPQRLVVDFSHANCQKQHRKQLDVAKELCAQIKSGKNQIAGIMAESFIVEGNQSMADINNLTYGQSITDPCLGWDDTEQMLALLADAVKSR; translated from the coding sequence ATGCCACTCAAAACCGATGAATTAAGAACCCAACCACTGGGTCCAATGCCAACTCCGGCAGAACTTGGGAGCGCACACCCTATTACTGATGATGTTGCAGAACGCATTGCCAACTCTCGTCGTCAAATCGAACAAATTCTTACAGGCCAAGATGAGCGACTGCTTGTCATTGTTGGCCCTTGCTCTGTTCACGATACAGATGCCGCGCTGGATTACGCTCAGCGCCTTGCTCAAACTCAAGAGCAATATAAAGACGAGTTGTTTATCGTCATGCGTACTTATTTTGAAAAGCCGCGTACTGTCGTTGGCTGGAAAGGCCTTATCACCGATCCAAATCTAGACGGTTCTTATGCTCTGGAAGCGGGCTTGAACAAAGCGCGCAAACTGCTACTCGACATCAATAAGCTTGGGTTGGCGACAGCGACTGAGTTTTTAGATATGATTACCGGCCAGTACATTGCTGATCTCATCACTTGGGGTGCAATTGGTGCCCGTACAACGGAATCTCAAATTCATCGCGAGATGGCCTCTGCACTCTCTTGCCCAGTAGGTTTTAAGAACGGTACCAATGGCAACATTAAGATCGCTATTGATGCGATCCGCGCCTCTCAAGCGTCACATTACTTTTACTCTCCAGACAAAAATGGACGTATGACGGTGTATCGCACAAGTGGTAACCCATTTGGCCACGTGATCCTTCGTGGTGGTGATAAAGGACCAAACTACAATGTCGAGTCCGTCAACGCGGCTTGTGAGCAACTTGCTGAGTTTGGCTTGCCACAACGTTTGGTTGTTGACTTCAGCCACGCGAACTGTCAAAAGCAGCACCGTAAGCAACTCGATGTTGCAAAAGAGCTGTGTGCTCAAATCAAGTCAGGTAAAAACCAGATTGCAGGTATTATGGCTGAAAGCTTTATTGTTGAAGGTAACCAGTCAATGGCAGACATCAACAATCTCACCTACGGCCAATCCATTACGGACCCGTGCCTAGGCTGGGATGATACTGAACAAATGCTTGCCCTACTTGCTGACGCTGTAAAATCGCGCTAA
- a CDS encoding amino acid ABC transporter permease, which translates to MKEHQFLPDLPPPSNTVGVVGWLRKNLFNGPVNSVVTVILAYLAAVLLWNIVDWAFLKADWVGTTRDACSRDGACWVFISVRWEQFMYGFYPQEELWRPRLFYITLAIFTVLLAYEKTPKRMWIWLFFVNVYPFIIAALLYGGVFGLEVVETHKWGGLLVTLIIALVGIVVSLPIGVALALGRRSEMPIIRSICTVYIEVWRGVPLITVLFMASVMLPLFLSEGSETDKLIRALIGVVMFSAAYMAEVVRGGLQAIPKGQYEAADALGLSYWKKMGLIILPQALKITIPSIVNTFIGLFKDTSLVLIIGMFDVLGIGQAANTDPEWLGFATESYVFVALVFWVFCFGMSRYSIWLENKLHTGHKR; encoded by the coding sequence ATGAAAGAGCATCAGTTTTTGCCCGATCTGCCACCACCGTCCAATACAGTGGGTGTCGTCGGTTGGCTACGTAAAAACCTATTTAATGGCCCTGTTAACTCAGTCGTTACCGTCATTCTTGCTTATCTTGCAGCCGTGCTGCTTTGGAATATCGTTGACTGGGCATTCCTAAAAGCAGATTGGGTTGGTACTACCCGCGACGCTTGTTCAAGAGATGGCGCTTGCTGGGTATTTATCAGCGTGAGATGGGAGCAGTTTATGTATGGCTTCTATCCGCAAGAAGAGCTGTGGCGCCCACGCTTGTTTTACATTACGTTAGCGATCTTTACTGTATTGCTTGCGTATGAGAAAACGCCGAAGCGCATGTGGATTTGGCTGTTCTTTGTTAACGTTTATCCTTTCATTATTGCCGCATTGCTTTACGGTGGTGTCTTTGGCCTTGAAGTTGTCGAAACTCACAAATGGGGTGGCTTGCTAGTTACTCTGATCATTGCGTTGGTGGGTATCGTTGTGTCATTGCCAATTGGTGTCGCGTTAGCCTTGGGTCGTCGGTCCGAAATGCCAATTATCCGAAGCATCTGTACCGTCTACATTGAGGTATGGCGTGGCGTTCCACTCATTACCGTTCTGTTTATGGCGTCGGTAATGCTGCCTCTTTTCCTTTCAGAAGGCTCGGAGACAGACAAACTCATTCGTGCTCTGATTGGTGTAGTCATGTTCAGTGCTGCCTACATGGCGGAAGTGGTCCGCGGTGGCTTACAAGCCATTCCAAAAGGACAGTATGAAGCTGCCGATGCGCTGGGGTTAAGCTATTGGAAGAAGATGGGGCTCATCATTTTGCCGCAGGCGTTGAAAATCACCATCCCTTCTATAGTGAACACCTTTATCGGCTTGTTTAAAGATACCAGTCTGGTACTCATCATCGGTATGTTTGACGTTCTCGGTATTGGACAGGCAGCGAACACTGACCCTGAGTGGTTAGGTTTTGCAACAGAAAGTTATGTATTTGTCGCGTTAGTGTTCTGGGTATTTTGTTTCGGCATGTCGAGATACTCGATATGGTTAGAAAACAAACTTCATACCGGTCACAAACGATAA